One window from the genome of Streptomyces sp. NBC_00287 encodes:
- a CDS encoding STAS domain-containing protein — translation MHIRGDHAELVVGGRLDVRSAADARTVLHSAVDDGVGDLVLDLSELDSWDATGLGVIMGAHRRAGRCGRRLVLRDVPPQMQRLLVATRLHRILAIEGGIGVESLPRV, via the coding sequence ATGCACATCAGGGGCGACCACGCCGAGCTGGTCGTCGGGGGCCGCCTCGACGTCCGCAGCGCGGCGGACGCCCGTACGGTCCTGCACTCGGCCGTCGACGACGGAGTCGGCGATCTGGTGCTGGACCTGTCCGAGCTGGACTCCTGGGACGCCACCGGCCTTGGAGTGATCATGGGAGCGCACCGGCGTGCCGGGCGCTGCGGCCGACGGCTGGTGCTGCGTGACGTACCACCGCAGATGCAGCGCCTGCTGGTGGCCACCCGGCTGCACCGGATCCTCGCCATCGAGGGCGGCATCGGTGTGGAGTCACTGCCGCGCGTGTAG
- a CDS encoding ATP-binding protein: protein MDPNNRGPEEYGHDDDANAPRQRPPRDPLTPDFGQHTPALARTVQLVSGDFLLTVNPVDGSEIEACPPGERPTRPAKRTAAARAEADRTARPPVPPGPPQPELPLLARQEERERLVRLLARGRSVRLTGPAGSGRTSLLDVVAEDCADLAPDGVVRLSGYHRTASDLLYDLLHAVYDAPLYHPDRDELLACVREIGAVVVLDDVEIGGAALDELLDATPECAFLIAATPEVPAPSTDSALEEVFLGGLERAAGLDLLERAVGRALTEDEANWAGDLWFESEGLPLRFVQAGALLRQRDQLRAGAGAVDEYGVFEDALPVDAAFDVPFDVPFDAEDSVEIPLPALGEAAAPAPLLASRLSASARATLRIAVALGGEVPDQAHLPALVDDTHADAALGELAACGLVSPVGARYRLAAGVRTQLAAAGYADGVEAGALAAAQHYAWWAGHPSVTPERVCDQADALLAALTVLVPATTPPVEEGAQNPAVLLARTAAPAFAAGLHWSAWERVLRSGAEAARLAGDVGEQAYFHHELGILALCGGQYDRARAELEASIGLRGALADKRGTVAGRRALALVADRTGDTPGVGIAAAGIGATAGEEVSGARYEESQSPPGGIPAAFPPLQQPASDPALVIHRSSAPGPSRKARGGLKGLAKRNLVAAGAGALLVAVLGTVVTLGATSDGEPGNPSDQVGVNPSASQGTDDDSLGADKADDDESSGDTGTATSRPTDPGPDGSFGTSDDPTPTDTGEPSDDPSGGDGSSDSPTKTPTKPPSSSSKPPTSKPPTSPTPTPTETEPSPTPTPTETEPSTTPSTTPSTSDSASGPATSSAPAETSSSASAPESPSTSADVI from the coding sequence ATGGACCCGAACAACCGGGGACCCGAGGAGTACGGCCACGACGACGACGCAAACGCGCCGCGTCAGCGCCCGCCCAGGGATCCCCTCACACCCGACTTCGGACAGCACACGCCCGCACTGGCCCGTACCGTCCAGCTTGTCTCGGGCGACTTCCTGCTCACCGTCAATCCGGTCGACGGCAGCGAGATCGAGGCCTGTCCGCCCGGCGAACGCCCGACCCGGCCCGCGAAGCGCACCGCTGCCGCCCGCGCCGAGGCCGACCGCACGGCCAGGCCACCGGTGCCGCCCGGACCGCCTCAGCCGGAACTGCCCCTGCTGGCCCGCCAGGAGGAGCGCGAACGGCTCGTTCGACTGCTCGCGCGCGGTCGTTCCGTACGTCTGACCGGCCCCGCCGGATCGGGCCGCACCAGCCTGCTCGACGTCGTCGCCGAGGACTGCGCGGACCTCGCCCCCGACGGCGTCGTCCGCCTCAGCGGCTACCACCGCACGGCGAGCGATCTGCTGTACGACCTTCTCCACGCCGTCTACGACGCACCCCTGTACCACCCGGACCGGGACGAACTGCTCGCCTGCGTCCGTGAGATCGGCGCGGTCGTCGTCCTGGACGACGTCGAGATCGGCGGCGCCGCCCTCGACGAACTGCTCGACGCCACGCCCGAGTGCGCCTTCCTGATCGCGGCCACCCCCGAGGTGCCCGCGCCGTCCACCGATTCCGCGCTCGAAGAGGTCTTCCTCGGTGGTCTGGAGCGTGCCGCGGGTCTGGATCTGCTGGAGCGGGCCGTCGGCCGAGCGCTGACCGAGGACGAGGCCAACTGGGCCGGCGACCTCTGGTTCGAGTCCGAGGGCCTGCCCCTGCGGTTCGTCCAGGCGGGCGCCCTGCTGCGCCAGCGCGACCAACTGCGGGCCGGGGCCGGTGCCGTCGACGAGTACGGCGTCTTCGAGGACGCGCTGCCCGTGGACGCGGCCTTCGACGTGCCCTTCGACGTGCCCTTCGACGCCGAGGACAGTGTCGAGATACCGCTGCCGGCGCTCGGTGAGGCGGCCGCGCCCGCCCCGCTGCTCGCCTCCCGGCTCAGCGCCTCCGCCCGCGCCACCCTGCGCATCGCCGTCGCGCTCGGCGGTGAGGTGCCGGACCAGGCCCATCTCCCGGCCCTGGTCGACGACACCCACGCGGACGCCGCCCTCGGGGAACTGGCCGCGTGCGGTCTTGTCTCCCCGGTCGGCGCCCGCTACCGACTCGCGGCGGGAGTACGCACCCAGCTCGCCGCCGCCGGATACGCCGACGGCGTCGAGGCCGGCGCGCTGGCCGCCGCCCAGCACTACGCCTGGTGGGCCGGGCACCCCTCGGTCACCCCGGAGCGGGTGTGCGACCAGGCGGACGCCCTGCTCGCCGCGCTGACCGTGCTGGTGCCCGCTACCACGCCGCCCGTCGAGGAGGGGGCGCAGAACCCGGCCGTTCTGCTCGCCCGTACCGCCGCGCCCGCGTTCGCCGCGGGGCTGCACTGGAGCGCCTGGGAACGGGTGCTCAGGTCCGGGGCGGAGGCCGCACGGCTCGCCGGGGACGTAGGGGAACAGGCCTATTTCCACCACGAGTTGGGCATCCTCGCGCTCTGCGGCGGACAGTACGACCGAGCCCGTGCCGAACTGGAGGCCTCCATCGGTCTGCGGGGCGCCCTCGCGGACAAGCGGGGCACCGTCGCGGGCCGCCGCGCCCTGGCGCTGGTCGCCGACCGCACCGGGGACACGCCCGGGGTCGGGATCGCGGCGGCCGGGATCGGCGCGACGGCGGGGGAGGAGGTGTCGGGCGCGCGCTACGAGGAGTCGCAGTCGCCGCCCGGCGGAATCCCGGCGGCGTTCCCGCCCCTGCAGCAGCCCGCGAGCGACCCCGCGCTCGTCATCCACCGCTCCTCGGCTCCCGGACCGTCACGCAAGGCGCGAGGCGGTCTGAAGGGCCTCGCCAAGCGGAACCTCGTGGCGGCGGGCGCGGGAGCGCTGCTGGTGGCCGTCCTCGGCACCGTGGTGACCCTCGGCGCCACCTCCGACGGTGAGCCGGGCAACCCGTCCGACCAGGTGGGCGTCAACCCGTCGGCCAGCCAGGGCACCGATGACGACAGCCTCGGCGCGGACAAGGCGGACGACGACGAGAGCTCGGGCGACACGGGCACGGCGACGAGTCGTCCGACGGATCCCGGTCCCGACGGTTCGTTCGGCACGTCGGACGACCCGACGCCGACGGACACGGGGGAGCCGTCCGACGACCCGAGCGGCGGGGACGGTTCGAGCGACAGCCCGACCAAGACCCCGACGAAGCCGCCGAGCTCCTCGTCGAAGCCGCCCACGTCGAAGCCGCCGACGTCGCCGACACCGACGCCGACCGAGACCGAGCCGTCTCCGACCCCCACCCCGACCGAGACCGAGCCGTCCACGACACCGTCCACGACACCTTCCACCTCCGACTCGGCCAGCGGCCCCGCCACGTCCAGCGCCCCGGCGGAGACCAGCAGCTCGGCAAGCGCACCGGAGAGCCCCAGCACCTCCGCCGACGTGATCTGA
- the nucS gene encoding endonuclease NucS: MRLVIARCSVDYAGRLTAHLPSAPRLILVKADGSVSIHADDRAYKPLNWMSPPCSLKEGTGEEDGVWTVTNKAGEKLIITMEEILHDSSHELGVDPGLIKDGVEAHLQELLADRIETLGEGYTLIRREYMTAIGPVDILCRDADGRTVAVEIKRRGEIDGVEQLTRYLELLNRDPHLAPVKGIFAAQEIKPQARVLATDRGIGCQVLDYDAMRGIEDDKLRLF, translated from the coding sequence ATGCGTCTCGTCATTGCCCGATGCTCCGTCGACTACGCGGGCCGGCTCACCGCCCACCTTCCGTCCGCACCCCGTCTGATCCTGGTGAAGGCGGACGGCAGTGTGTCCATCCACGCGGACGACCGGGCCTACAAGCCCCTGAACTGGATGTCTCCGCCGTGCTCGTTGAAGGAGGGCACGGGCGAGGAGGACGGCGTCTGGACCGTCACCAACAAGGCGGGCGAGAAGCTCATCATCACGATGGAGGAGATCCTCCATGACTCCTCGCACGAACTGGGCGTCGATCCCGGCCTGATCAAGGACGGCGTGGAAGCACACCTTCAGGAACTCCTCGCGGACCGCATCGAAACGCTGGGCGAGGGCTATACGTTGATCCGGCGCGAGTACATGACGGCCATCGGCCCGGTGGACATCCTGTGCCGCGACGCGGACGGCCGGACGGTCGCGGTGGAGATCAAGCGCCGGGGCGAGATCGACGGCGTGGAACAACTGACGCGCTACCTGGAACTGCTCAACCGCGACCCCCACCTGGCCCCGGTGAAGGGCATCTTCGCGGCCCAGGAGATCAAGCCTCAGGCCCGAGTCCTCGCCACGGACCGCGGAATCGGCTGCCAGGTCCTGGACTACGACGCGATGCGCGGCATCGAGGACGACAAGCTGCGGCTGTTCTGA
- a CDS encoding SCO5389 family protein, protein MSLDVSPALLEQAERGEVDEAAFVDCVRTSLPYAWEMISSLVAQLKVDGGEFADNQTPPPDEQARGQLLRALASDAIRGALQRHFGVRLAFQNCHRVAVFPLDSSVDETLARFTSVRNQLLNQSPELRDC, encoded by the coding sequence ATGTCGCTCGACGTCTCACCGGCCCTACTGGAACAGGCCGAGCGAGGCGAGGTCGATGAAGCCGCCTTCGTCGACTGCGTCCGGACCTCCCTGCCCTACGCATGGGAGATGATCAGCTCCCTGGTGGCTCAGCTGAAGGTCGACGGTGGAGAGTTCGCCGACAACCAGACGCCCCCGCCGGACGAGCAGGCGCGTGGCCAGCTGCTGCGTGCGCTTGCGAGTGACGCGATACGCGGCGCGCTGCAGCGGCACTTCGGTGTGCGGCTGGCCTTCCAGAACTGCCACCGGGTGGCGGTGTTCCCGTTGGACTCCTCGGTCGACGAGACGCTGGCTCGCTTCACCTCGGTGCGCAACCAGCTGTTGAACCAGTCTCCGGAGCTCCGGGACTGCTGA
- a CDS encoding LLM class flavin-dependent oxidoreductase codes for MRVGSFVLAAQFPGQGQGEALHRAVRSAEVAEEAGLDSVWLAEHHFVPYGTCPSAITLAALLLGRTRRIRVGTAVSVLPTAHPVALGEQAALLHLTSGGRFSLGVGRGGPWVDLEVFGAGLEAFETGFPESLDLLVRWLREPSVAASGERHNFREVAVVPRPAESLSGEPGPEVVLACTSPTSVRMAAERGLPMLLGMHVGDEEKAEMVALWREHARAAGRTPEEIRAAGHVSAGVCQIADRRTDAAETLLKAMPGWLKQGLEAHVTVDGRHRTMRDPLAYTELLCGLHPVGTPRLCADRLAATSERTGISRFALLVEGSGDLAATEENVRRLGAEVLPHLG; via the coding sequence ATGCGCGTTGGAAGTTTCGTGTTGGCGGCCCAGTTCCCGGGTCAGGGCCAGGGGGAGGCGCTGCACCGCGCGGTCCGCTCGGCCGAGGTCGCGGAAGAGGCGGGTCTGGACTCGGTCTGGCTGGCCGAGCACCACTTCGTGCCCTACGGCACCTGTCCGTCGGCGATCACCCTGGCCGCGTTACTGCTCGGCCGCACCCGCCGGATCCGGGTCGGCACCGCCGTGAGCGTGCTGCCCACCGCCCACCCGGTGGCCCTGGGCGAGCAGGCCGCGCTGCTGCATCTGACGAGCGGCGGGCGCTTCTCGCTGGGCGTCGGACGCGGCGGGCCCTGGGTCGACCTGGAGGTCTTCGGCGCGGGTCTGGAGGCCTTCGAGACGGGGTTCCCGGAATCACTCGATCTGCTGGTGCGCTGGCTGCGCGAACCGTCGGTCGCGGCCTCGGGCGAGCGCCACAACTTCCGCGAGGTCGCCGTCGTCCCGCGCCCCGCGGAGTCCCTGTCGGGCGAGCCCGGGCCTGAGGTCGTCCTCGCCTGTACGTCGCCCACCAGCGTGCGGATGGCGGCCGAGCGCGGGCTGCCGATGCTGCTGGGGATGCATGTGGGCGACGAGGAGAAGGCCGAGATGGTCGCCCTGTGGCGGGAGCACGCGCGCGCGGCCGGGCGGACGCCGGAGGAGATCCGGGCGGCGGGCCATGTCTCGGCCGGCGTCTGCCAGATCGCCGACCGGCGCACGGACGCGGCCGAGACCCTGCTGAAGGCGATGCCGGGCTGGCTGAAGCAGGGCCTGGAGGCCCATGTGACGGTGGACGGCCGGCACCGGACGATGCGCGATCCGCTGGCCTACACCGAACTGCTCTGCGGACTGCACCCGGTGGGCACCCCGCGGCTGTGCGCCGACCGACTGGCGGCGACCAGCGAGCGGACCGGTATCTCCCGCTTCGCCCTGCTCGTCGAGGGCTCGGGCGACCTGGCGGCCACCGAGGAGAACGTACGGCGGCTGGGTGCCGAGGTGCTCCCACACCTCGGCTGA
- a CDS encoding ATP/GTP-binding protein — protein MSPRRNRPKAGGASAPSGRSAEDDRSGRYGGWQSSEEWQGEDWNVRHVAGASAQGKSYRCPGCDQLIPDGVPHVVAWPAHSGVDDRRHWHKSCWNAKDRRTTRVQRSRNAPKF, from the coding sequence GTGTCCCCGCGTCGCAACCGTCCCAAGGCCGGCGGTGCGTCGGCCCCGTCCGGCCGGAGCGCCGAGGACGACCGCTCCGGCCGGTACGGCGGCTGGCAGTCCTCGGAGGAGTGGCAGGGCGAGGACTGGAACGTACGGCATGTGGCGGGCGCCAGCGCGCAGGGCAAGTCGTACCGCTGTCCGGGCTGTGACCAGCTGATCCCCGACGGTGTCCCGCATGTGGTGGCCTGGCCCGCCCACTCGGGCGTGGACGACCGCAGGCACTGGCACAAGTCGTGCTGGAACGCGAAGGACCGCCGCACCACGCGGGTGCAGCGGTCCCGTAATGCGCCGAAGTTCTAG
- a CDS encoding ABC transporter permease produces MSTPQPPMPQAAAPNWQAAPGASYPGYTSPIPVKRTHLGNALASEWTKIRSVRSTMWTLGVFVVLVIGIGLATAALVSANATEGDLAGENPLSFGFFGLLLGIMCVMTLGVLTTASEYGTGMIRTTMTACPSRGRVLAAKGIVFFVVAFTVTLCSAVLVALADVSMLTDAREPSSSEWLKGTVGVSLYIALLGLLSLVVGSIIRHSAGAITIMIGLLLAPLVIALFMFSESLVDLREALFEYSIPNQLSVFYSQSLTETGPSGWDPLWIMLGVTAAAFAGAYALLEKRDV; encoded by the coding sequence ATGAGCACCCCGCAGCCCCCGATGCCGCAGGCCGCCGCACCGAACTGGCAGGCGGCGCCCGGCGCTTCGTACCCCGGTTACACCTCGCCGATCCCGGTGAAGCGCACGCACCTCGGCAACGCCCTCGCCTCGGAGTGGACGAAGATCCGGTCGGTGCGCTCCACGATGTGGACGCTCGGCGTGTTCGTGGTGCTCGTCATCGGCATCGGTCTGGCCACCGCCGCGCTGGTTTCCGCCAACGCCACCGAGGGCGATCTGGCGGGCGAGAACCCGCTGTCGTTCGGCTTCTTCGGGCTGCTGCTCGGCATCATGTGCGTCATGACGCTGGGCGTGCTGACGACGGCCTCGGAGTACGGCACCGGCATGATCCGCACCACGATGACCGCCTGCCCGTCCCGTGGGCGGGTGCTGGCGGCCAAGGGGATCGTGTTCTTCGTGGTCGCCTTCACGGTGACCCTGTGCTCGGCGGTGCTCGTCGCGCTCGCGGACGTCTCCATGCTGACCGACGCCCGGGAGCCGTCCAGCTCCGAGTGGCTGAAGGGCACGGTAGGCGTCTCGCTCTACATCGCGCTGCTCGGCCTGCTGTCGCTGGTCGTCGGCTCGATCATCCGGCACTCCGCGGGCGCCATCACCATCATGATCGGCCTGCTGCTGGCGCCGCTGGTGATCGCGCTGTTCATGTTCTCGGAGTCCCTGGTGGACCTGCGCGAGGCGCTGTTCGAGTACTCCATCCCGAACCAGCTGAGCGTCTTCTACTCGCAGTCCCTCACCGAGACCGGCCCGTCCGGCTGGGACCCGCTGTGGATCATGCTCGGGGTGACGGCGGCCGCGTTCGCCGGGGCGTACGCGCTCCTGGAGAAGCGGGACGTCTAG
- a CDS encoding ABC transporter ATP-binding protein translates to MIEAVGLTKRYGDKTAVYNLSFQVRPGSVTGFLGPNGSGKSTTMRMILGLDNPTSGQVTIGGYPYRKLPNAPRQVGALLDAKAVHGGRAARNHLLSLAQLSGIPARRVDEVLGVVGLQDVARKRSKGFSLGMGQRLGIAGALLGDPQVLLFDEPVNGLDPEGILWVRNLMKSLAAEGRTVFVSSHLMSEMALTADHLIVIGRGQLLADMSVQDFIAANSAGFARVRTPDTEPQLREKLSTALAEAGGHVLSEQDGALRVTGLPLPRISDIAHETDVRLWELSPHQASLEEAYMRMTQGAVDYRSTIDQKAGLQQPLPPGAQPPMPVPGQGQPGWYAPPPPQQGGQPFAMPQGHPGQPAQPSGPPQGPYGAPAAPAAAPAAPAAVPNPYAQPAPAAPAPSPAVDTTKPEDAR, encoded by the coding sequence ATGATCGAGGCAGTCGGCCTGACCAAGCGCTACGGCGACAAGACCGCTGTGTACAACCTTTCCTTCCAGGTGCGGCCCGGGTCCGTCACCGGCTTCCTGGGGCCCAACGGCTCCGGCAAGTCGACGACGATGCGGATGATCCTCGGCCTGGACAACCCCACCTCGGGGCAGGTGACGATCGGCGGCTACCCGTACCGCAAGCTGCCGAACGCTCCCCGTCAGGTCGGCGCGCTGCTGGACGCCAAGGCGGTGCACGGCGGTCGCGCGGCCCGCAACCATCTGCTGAGCTTGGCCCAGCTGTCCGGCATCCCGGCCCGCCGGGTGGACGAGGTGCTCGGCGTCGTGGGCCTCCAGGACGTGGCGCGGAAGCGCTCCAAGGGCTTCTCGCTCGGCATGGGGCAGCGGCTCGGCATCGCGGGCGCGCTGCTCGGCGACCCCCAGGTGCTGCTGTTCGACGAGCCCGTCAACGGCCTCGACCCCGAGGGCATCCTCTGGGTCCGCAACCTGATGAAGTCGCTCGCCGCGGAGGGTCGTACGGTCTTCGTCTCCTCGCACCTGATGAGCGAGATGGCGCTGACCGCCGACCACCTGATCGTGATCGGGCGCGGTCAGCTCCTCGCCGATATGAGCGTGCAGGACTTCATCGCGGCGAACTCCGCGGGCTTCGCGCGGGTGCGCACGCCCGACACCGAGCCGCAGCTGCGCGAGAAGCTCTCCACGGCGCTGGCCGAGGCGGGCGGCCATGTGCTGTCCGAGCAGGACGGCGCGCTGCGCGTGACGGGGCTGCCGCTGCCGCGCATCAGCGACATCGCCCACGAGACGGACGTACGGCTGTGGGAGCTGTCGCCGCACCAGGCCTCGCTGGAGGAGGCGTACATGCGGATGACGCAGGGCGCCGTCGACTACCGCTCGACCATCGACCAGAAGGCCGGGCTCCAGCAGCCGCTGCCGCCCGGCGCGCAGCCGCCGATGCCGGTTCCGGGACAGGGCCAGCCGGGCTGGTACGCCCCGCCGCCGCCCCAGCAGGGCGGTCAGCCGTTCGCGATGCCCCAGGGTCACCCGGGACAGCCCGCGCAGCCGTCGGGCCCCCCTCAGGGCCCGTACGGCGCCCCGGCCGCGCCCGCCGCCGCCCCGGCCGCCCCGGCCGCGGTCCCCAACCCGTACGCGCAGCCCGCGCCCGCCGCCCCCGCCCCTTCTCCCGCTGTCGACACGACCAAGCCCGAGGACGCCCGATGA
- a CDS encoding ABC transporter permease: protein MATSQVIRSEWTKIRSVASTVWTLSLAVVVTIALGMLISLLSKNEFDNMNREDQLSFDPTFISFAGMSLGQLAMIVFGVLVVSNEYSTGMIRTSLAAVPQRASFLFSKITVATGLALLVGLVTSFVTFFLGQAMLGEHKASIGDDGVLRAVIGGGLYMALIAMFSMGVAAMLRSPMLSLGILMPFFFLVSNILGNVPATKKIGRYLPDQAGSKIMQVVTPVDNDTPYGPWGGLGIMVLWVIAALVGGFVLLKKRDA, encoded by the coding sequence ATGGCGACGAGTCAGGTCATCCGTTCGGAGTGGACCAAGATCCGGTCGGTGGCGTCGACGGTGTGGACGCTGTCCCTCGCCGTGGTGGTCACGATCGCGCTGGGCATGCTGATCTCGCTGCTGTCGAAGAACGAGTTCGACAACATGAACCGCGAGGACCAGCTCTCCTTCGATCCGACCTTCATCAGCTTCGCGGGCATGAGCCTCGGTCAGCTCGCGATGATCGTGTTCGGGGTGCTGGTGGTGTCGAACGAGTACAGCACCGGCATGATCCGCACCTCGCTGGCCGCGGTGCCGCAGCGCGCCTCCTTCCTGTTCAGCAAGATCACGGTGGCGACCGGTCTGGCCCTCCTGGTCGGCCTGGTCACCAGCTTCGTCACCTTCTTCCTGGGCCAGGCGATGCTCGGCGAGCACAAGGCCTCCATCGGCGACGACGGAGTGCTGCGGGCGGTGATCGGCGGCGGCCTCTACATGGCGCTGATCGCGATGTTCTCGATGGGCGTGGCCGCGATGCTGCGCTCGCCGATGCTGTCGCTGGGCATCCTGATGCCGTTCTTCTTCCTGGTCTCCAACATCCTCGGCAATGTCCCGGCCACCAAGAAGATCGGCCGCTATCTGCCCGACCAGGCCGGCAGCAAGATCATGCAGGTGGTCACCCCGGTCGACAACGACACTCCGTACGGCCCCTGGGGCGGGCTCGGAATCATGGTGTTGTGGGTGATCGCGGCCCTTGTGGGCGGGTTCGTACTGCTCAAGAAGAGGGACGCCTAG
- a CDS encoding ABC transporter ATP-binding protein encodes MIELEGLTKRYGEKVAVNNLTCTVRPGIVTGFLGPNGAGKSTTMRMILGLDHPTAGDVRIDGKHYDQLKDPLTYIGALLEAKAWHGGRSAYNHLLCLAQSNGIPKRRVREVLETVGLTAVARKKTKGFSMGMGQRLGIAGALLGDPRILMFDEPVNGLDPEGIHWIRNLMKSLAAQGRTVFVSSHLMSEMALTADHLVVIGQGRLLADTSMADFIAQNSRSYVRIRTPHRERLLDVLQRAGMTVVQTGSDSLEVDGGKPERIGELAAQHQIVLHELSPQQASLEEAFMQLTAESVEYHAHSETPPEQRQAWGDGWQREG; translated from the coding sequence ATGATCGAGCTAGAGGGGCTGACCAAGCGGTACGGCGAGAAGGTGGCGGTCAACAATCTCACCTGCACCGTCAGACCCGGCATCGTGACCGGGTTCCTCGGCCCCAATGGCGCCGGCAAGTCCACCACGATGCGGATGATCCTCGGCCTCGACCACCCCACCGCCGGTGACGTCCGCATCGACGGCAAGCACTACGACCAGCTCAAGGACCCGCTGACGTACATCGGCGCCCTGCTGGAGGCGAAGGCCTGGCACGGCGGGCGCAGTGCCTACAACCACCTGCTGTGCCTCGCGCAGAGCAACGGCATCCCGAAGCGGCGGGTGCGCGAGGTACTGGAGACGGTGGGGCTCACGGCGGTCGCGCGGAAGAAGACCAAGGGCTTCTCGATGGGCATGGGGCAACGGCTCGGTATCGCGGGCGCGCTGCTCGGGGATCCGCGGATCCTGATGTTCGACGAGCCGGTCAACGGCCTCGACCCCGAGGGCATCCACTGGATCCGCAATCTGATGAAGTCGCTGGCCGCCCAGGGCCGGACGGTGTTCGTGTCCTCACATCTGATGAGCGAGATGGCCCTCACCGCCGACCATCTGGTCGTCATCGGCCAGGGCCGGCTGCTCGCCGACACCTCCATGGCCGACTTCATCGCACAGAACTCGCGCTCCTACGTCCGTATCCGCACCCCGCACCGGGAGCGGCTGCTCGATGTGCTGCAACGGGCCGGGATGACGGTCGTGCAGACCGGGAGCGACTCGTTGGAGGTGGACGGCGGGAAGCCGGAGCGGATCGGTGAGCTGGCGGCGCAGCACCAGATCGTGCTGCATGAGCTGAGCCCTCAGCAGGCGTCTCTGGAGGAGGCGTTCATGCAGTTGACCGCGGAGTCGGTGGAGTACCACGCACATTCGGAGACACCCCCCGAGCAGCGGCAGGCGTGGGGCGACGGCTGGCAGAGGGAGGGCTGA
- a CDS encoding cellulose-binding protein: MSDTSPYGFELVRRGYDRAQVDERISKLVSDRDSALARITALEKRIEELHLETQNAQAQVSDAEPSYAGLGARVEKILRLAEEEAKDLREEARRAAEQHRELAESAAQQVRNDAESFAAERKAKAEDEGVRIVEKAKSDASQLRSEAQKDAQSKREEADALFEETRAKAAQAAADFETNLAKRREQSERDLASRQQKAEKRLAEIEHRAEQLRLEAEKLRTDAERRARQTVETAQRQAEDIVADANAKADRIRSESERELAALTNRRDSINAQLTNVREMLATLTGAAVAAAGTPAEDEPISRGVPAQQSR; encoded by the coding sequence ATGAGCGACACTTCCCCCTACGGCTTCGAGCTTGTGCGGCGTGGGTACGACCGCGCTCAGGTGGACGAACGGATCTCCAAGCTCGTCTCCGACCGTGACAGCGCTCTCGCCCGCATCACCGCTCTGGAAAAGCGCATCGAGGAGCTCCACCTCGAAACGCAGAACGCCCAGGCTCAGGTAAGCGACGCAGAGCCGTCGTACGCCGGTCTCGGCGCGCGTGTCGAGAAGATCCTCCGCCTCGCCGAGGAAGAGGCCAAGGATCTGCGCGAGGAGGCCCGTCGCGCCGCCGAGCAGCACCGCGAGCTCGCCGAGTCGGCGGCCCAGCAGGTCCGCAACGACGCAGAATCGTTCGCTGCGGAGCGCAAGGCCAAGGCGGAGGACGAGGGCGTCCGGATCGTCGAGAAGGCCAAGAGCGACGCCTCCCAGCTGCGCTCCGAGGCTCAGAAGGACGCGCAGTCCAAGCGTGAGGAGGCCGACGCTCTCTTCGAGGAGACCCGGGCCAAGGCAGCTCAGGCCGCCGCGGACTTCGAGACGAACCTCGCCAAGCGCCGCGAGCAGTCGGAGCGCGATCTGGCGTCCCGTCAGCAGAAGGCCGAGAAGCGCCTCGCGGAGATCGAGCACCGCGCGGAGCAGCTCCGTCTGGAGGCCGAGAAGCTGCGCACGGATGCCGAGCGCCGTGCTCGCCAGACCGTGGAGACCGCGCAGCGCCAGGCCGAGGACATCGTGGCCGACGCCAACGCCAAGGCCGACCGCATCCGTTCGGAATCCGAGCGCGAGCTCGCGGCGCTGACCAACCGCCGCGACTCGATCAACGCTCAGCTGACGAACGTGCGCGAGATGCTGGCGACCCTCACCGGTGCCGCGGTGGCCGCCGCGGGCACTCCGGCCGAGGACGAGCCGATCTCCCGTGGGGTTCCCGCGCAGCAGTCCCGGTAA